The Thermoplasmata archaeon genomic interval TAGGGTCTCGCGGCCTTCTCCCCTAGTCCCAGCCGCTCGACAGCCTCGATATAGCCCTCCGATTCCAGCCGCTCCAACGTCGGGTAAATCACTGACGGCCCGGGCCTCCACAGTCCCTGGGTGCGTTCGTACATCTCCTCCATGATCTCGAAGCCGTGCCTGGGCCGCTCAAGGAGCAGCCGGAGGATGTAGGGCTTCAGGAGCCCGTGAGGGACCATGTCTACGCGGAAGGGACCGCAGTGGCAGTGGTGATGCCCGGGCACGTCGCCTCACTCCGGCTTGGAGCGCAGGGCCTGGAGCCGACGTTCGAGGGCTTGAATCTCCGCCTCAAGGTCGGCCTTGTAAGCCTCCAGATCCTGGACGAACTCCTCCTTCGTCGGACGAGAGGCCCACTGCGGGCCGTATCCAGGACCGTAGCCGGGGCTGCGCCCGTACCCGTAGCCCGGTTCGTGCCAGTTCCCGCCGCAGTCGCATCCATGTCCGTGCCCGTGATGGCAGCTGTACATGCTGTGGATTCACCTCTTATATCGTGCCCGATATAGGACGCGATATAAGGTCCTTTTGCAAGTACATCGAGGCAGCCACGGCACCCGAGACCCGCCAGCGACGGATCGATGCTGCCGTGGCCGAGCTCCGGACGGCTTGATCGCCAGGGTGCGGCGGGACACGTCCGCCCGGGTTCATTCGAGGTGGCACCGCCTCAGTCGCGGACACCGGTGACGCTCACGTCGGAGGTCAAGACCTGGAACGACCGCATCGCGTTGCCGTCGGGGCCTTTCACGTCAAAGTAGCGAACCACGTTGGGAACCGTCTCAATCTCGGTCGCTGCAATCCCGCCCTCCCGGATTCGCTCTCGCTCGCGGGAGAGGTCTCGGACTTCGAACAGGAGGTTCCGGCTCGAGGGCCGGACCTGGCCGATCACGATCTGCACCCAAGCTCCGCCGATCTTGAACTCCACGTCTCCGGGGAAGGGCTCCAAGTCGGGGCCTTTCCCGAAGGGCCGCGAGTACCATTCCCGCGACTTCGAGGGGTTGCTCACGTACGTTCTGAGGCCGAGGCCGACACGCCACGATCCTCGACCGCGGAGCGTCCCGGGTCGCGATGGCGACTTGGAGGGCGTCTCGACGCCGAGCGGCCTCCGGTCCGTTGAACGGGTGGCAGCCCCTCAGGCGCCGCCGAGGGTGACCAGGAGGTCCGAGGCGAACCCGGCGACCAACCCGACGAAGATCCCCACCATGAGAATCGTGTTCACGGCCTGTCGCCTCC includes:
- a CDS encoding PadR family transcriptional regulator; translated protein: MPGHHHCHCGPFRVDMVPHGLLKPYILRLLLERPRHGFEIMEEMYERTQGLWRPGPSVIYPTLERLESEGYIEAVERLGLGEKAARP
- a CDS encoding DUF5320 domain-containing protein; this translates as MYSCHHGHGHGCDCGGNWHEPGYGYGRSPGYGPGYGPQWASRPTKEEFVQDLEAYKADLEAEIQALERRLQALRSKPE